The nucleotide window ATGCCTTAGCATTCTGCTTTTACATGCCCAGCTTAGTCCAACTGTGCTTGGCATGTGCAGTGCTTTTCAGAGAATTGCAATATTTTCCTCTAACGTGCACATCCCAAATGCTTCACAGCTCAGCTACCCAGGTTGGCCATCAGCTGGCCCTGATTGGGGATGAGTTTAACAGGATGTACCACAGCAAGTTTGAAGACACACTGCTTCACCTGGCACATGGGTAAGTTACCCTACTGACACTGCCAGTCTTCAGAGCCATTTAAAAATCATGTTCAATAGACATAGTAGTATTTTGTTACACAAGCGACATTTCCATACACAAAGTAACAGCATCTAGTCCatagggttggactagatgatctttgaagatcccttccaacccaaagcattctatgactgATACTGCAGCTTGTTTTACAAGGAAAAGTTTTATAATGAAAATTCTCTACAAACTACAGCCATTTACAATCAAAAGACTTAAATAGTTTCTTGGTATTTAAAATTTCACAGTAGCACAGCATTTTTCCAGGTTAGACAATGGCTTTAAGCACAACTGAAGGAGAAGAGGTCTGCAGCCTAGCAAGTGTGATGTTCCAGACATTAGCATGCTGCTACATGCCAAAATAACCCACCCATGCACAGAGAAGAAAACGTGGCTAGACTGGTTTGAATTGCCTTTTATCTGCTGTCAGCTGATAGGCTTGTATTAACTGACATGCAGTAATGTAAAGACAGATAATCTGTGTCTGAACCCCCGAGTACTCACATGTGGTTCTCCCTCTTCTTCAGGAACAGGATGGTCCCTTATGCAGACTTACACAGAATGCAATTCCATTACAGCTGTGTTCCTGGACATAGCATATAGTCATGTAACTTCCACCTCAGAAATGCTGGATTCAGACTGCAGAGAGACCCTGTGGGATTGCTGTGTCGGTGCTGTACTGCTGCCCCAAACTGATTAGAGATTGACAGCTCTTGTTGGGTTGTGCTGTTCCAAGtttgaaacaaaaggaaaggcaCAAGATTGCATtcaggagctctgctgcctgtttcTTTGTGCAGTATTAGTGATAATGAATTCTGAAACCAAATTATCTTTAGCTTTCAAAGCCCTATTAAGCTGTCAGGTCTTCCTCTTAAATATTTTAGAGAAATACACATGTACACATGGACTTTCAGGGAGGAACATTTAATTAAGAGTTCCAGGTTTCTTTTTGTAGGTTTTAACACCTTGCTATTTTGACAGTTTTTAGAATAAACTTTATCCCCctcccctttatttttttttaacttatatTTGTTTAAATCATCAGGGTTGCTATCAGTGTTTTCCAGACATGGAATAATATTAGAAGTGTTATAAGAAGCTTTGGAAATACTTTGAACAAGTGGACAAAGAGGATCACTGGTTATGAAAGCTGGGTATGCTCTCTCCCTTTTACCCCACCTTTTTGTTGACAAGTAGGTCACCTACTTGCAACACCTAACTCTCAGGTGTCAATGAGTAAAGCTGGCTTTTGCTTTGGATTTATTCCTGTTTGTTGGtgccttcccccttcctctcccattgccccatctttttcttttcaagctgcaatttttcatttaaatacagAGCATGCCAAAAGTCTGCAAACAGCTGCCCAAGTCCCAAACAGCTCACAGGGTTTCCATAGAGAGGGAATGCATCTCTCACCTTAAGAAGCTGTGAGGGTCTAGTCTAGCTCTGCTACAAGAGTGCTGTTTCACTCTGTGTTTACcctggagaaaagaggaggagtCTTCAGAAGCTGGATATGACCCTTCCACTGCAGCAGTTCACAGTAGCCACCAGCAAAACTAGACCCAGACACACGTCTGCAGAATGGGACTGTAGCCTCTGTTTCACACTGACCTCGTACGCAAGCATTCATGCTAGCTTTTATGCAGCACCACTTTTTTACTGCTTGTCCTTTCTAATTACCTGCCTTTTTCTTCCCACAGATTTGCAGGCTTTCTTTCAGGTGTATCTGCCAGAAGCTGGTGCCTGCAGCCTTGCTTGCTGTTGTCATCTTTTGGTGGGCCATGAATTGGCCCACTGGACTGCAGAATTAACACCGAGGGACGAGAGGAGGTCATTGCTGGACTCTGACCAGTATCATTAAACACCCAGGTGGTGacagtgggtttgtttttcaaatttaCACTGCTAAAAATCTCTTTTATATTTAAAACCTAGGCTAGTGCTGGGTCACTGCTGTTTcatactttttttaaaaaaagaaaaatgtttaaaataaggaGGTTGTTGCTGGCTAACTGCCTGACATGCTAGTTTTGAATGTGACTCCAGGTGATTAGAAAGtcttttatttgtgtttgttttaatacaAAATGTCTATTTCATATAAACCAGTTTCTTAAAAGAGAAtctggatgtggggaaggcatGCTGGACATCCTTTATATTTTAACAGTGTAAAAGCAATAGCAAAGATAAAAccataatacttttttttttttaaattaaattgctGCTTCAAATGTTTTTCAGTGTTATCTACTTTGTTTTCCAAGACTGTGCTACCACACATTAATTACAGCATCTTGGCTTGTGCAATTTACTAAGACTACAGGACAAGCTTTATATCTGGGTACATCTTCCTTACCCTTTGCTGTTGAAACCCTTTTTCACTGTATGTAATTACAGACACtcagcaagagaaaacaaaagtgcATTTCTGTGGTTTGGGTATTCCCCTCAGCAGAAGTGATACCTGTTTCCTGCCTAGTCAAGTGACTACTATGGTGAGTGCACTTCTGAAACAGGAAAATACAGTATTTAATGGACTAGTGATTTGAACACTCATCAGACAGGTTGGAGGCTCAAGTCCCTGCTTTAAATCAGACAAGAAATTTGAACAACTCTTTTCTTCAGTGGAGACAAATGCCAAACTTAGTCAAATTTTAAGTGGGTTGAGGAATGTATTTCCTCTCTTTCACGAATGGTGCCCAATCCCATTATGATCCTAACCGACCATCTCaaggaaagaatgaaataaaacGCTCAACTAGTAGTATTTAATTCAACCATGTCATGTTAAAGaactttgaaatgtttttgatCAACGTGAAACGCAGAGCAAAAAGAAAGCATGGAAAGAAGGTATGTGGAGGGTGACGGCTCCAATGTATCCCTAAAGTTcaggcagcagtagcagcaagTATTCCAGAGTAACCTTTTTTAAAGTGCCCTCGAGCTGATTTACCCTTTAGCAGCAGCTATCCACCTTGACTCCTTTGTTTAACTCTGTAACAGCAGTGCAATAGAAAATATGTTACTATTTAGGGAAGGGTAAAAATTCCCATCAAGAGGATCTAATAAACAATCTATGCATGTATAATGGAAGTACCAGCTGCCAAAAAAATGCTTCTTCACAGCTGAATCAGTTTAACACtacaaaataatttcagttatTTCTAGATAAGTCATCTTTATGCGCAGGAAAGCAATGATAAAGAGGAGACTGCTGCACTACCTATTCCACCCATGACTCTGCTTTTTCACACTCTTGCAACCAGTAATGTAACATTTGGAATCACAAGAGAGGGGAAATTCACCTTCTAGCATGTATGGAGCAAAAAACAGTCCCAAGTCACAACGAAGCAAgtgaaacacaaagcaaacagccTCTTGAACAAGAACTGGCACAACTGGAGTACCACAGTGAGCAGCAGTTACCAGGGTCCCCAGGCTCCCCTCTCACCTGTGGAGCTGAGCAAAGAGCCTCTTAGTTAAGGTTCTGTGCTGTGACTCAGGAGATCCAAATTTAATTacggtggtggttttttttttaatactgtagACTTCCTTGTGTGACACAGATTACAGGacttggtttttttcccacatcCTTTTTCTGCTTGTGCCTAGGTGAAGGAACTACACCAACTTTTCACATCTTAAACATTCAGTTTCTGAAGTGTGCAACAAAGTGAAATGAGGAAACCAAAATAATAGTTATGTATTTATGGTAAGAGCAGTACAAATAGAAAACAGGACTCAAAAACGTCCACAAAAACATTTAAGTATTCTTAGAAGTGCAGAAACTATAAAGAATGCTACTAAAACCAAAATCAGCGCCAACGACATGTCAACAACCTTAAAAGCTGGTTTCAAAGTCACTAATATTGTGTTTGGTCTTACAAAATGCAGTCAGAAGCTTCTAACACAGCACATAATTCAGAGTTTAATAATGTGAATGGGGTTTAGTTGAGATACTCTAACCGTCTAGTGATGACTTTGGCATGCTTTACTGAATAATTAACACCTGACCTGTAACACAAGAGCCTTcgctgaaatatttttcttcacagcaatCCCACCTGTTAACTGGCAGCCTCTAATAGCCCAAGAGCTGACAAATTCTTCTGTATAATAATGTTTACACATGCCAAAAATGGAATTTGTACTAGAAAGGTAGGCTCAGCTGCCAACTTCGCTTCACAAAAGAACTCATAATGGAAGCTAACATTTTGAAATTCACTGTCCCTTTCAGAAATGTGATATTATGAAGTGATGAATACTGTAACTGGAAGTTATTCTGCATTTCATAATacactagaatcacagaatcactttggttgggaaagacctttgaggccaaccattatctaactctgccaagtctctggacatgttctagGACCTCAGTGTCTGTCTTGTAGCGAGGggccaaactgaacacagtattcgctcaccaatgctgagtacaggcaGACAATCAATTCCCTGGTCCtgtgctggtcacactgttcctgatataggccaggatgctgttggctgccttggtcacctgggcacacacttgcttatcttcagctggctgtcaatcaacagccccaggtctttttctgctgggtAGCTTTCCAGACATTCTTCCCCAAACCTGTAatattcatggggttgttgtgatccaagtgcaggacacagtacttggccttgttcaatctcacaCATGGACCCCTAGCACATACTGTCCTCTCATATTTCCTCTTTAGCTTTCAGTACCCCTTAcagaaaaaagcaagcaaaccaaGCATTTTCTACACACTAGGTATCTTGCACAGGCAGCGGGATGTTGTAACATGATTGCACCTACTTTGAGGAACCAAAGGTTGGTTAAAGAATAGAAACCTATATATCAGATACTAAAGCCATTCTGAGTGCCACCTCTAGCCCTGCAGGCACTGAAGGAAAGTGACAGAGGCAgtgtgtgcacctgcagccagacagccctGGTACCTGTCCACCAGCCCCTCCAATGACTGCTGGTGCCAAGGGAACTGGGAAGCCCTTTCCAAGAAGGCTCAGGACAACCTGCTAGTCTCCAGCTCATCTACTTTTGGAAAACGCACAAGCTGGCAAAACAGTCAAAAACACAGAGACATCCAAAATACCAACATTCAAATCCACAGCGGTCACCCTAGACAAAGGCAGCCCTGAGAAGATTTTTCCATGAAGtttccagcactgctgtttTTCGCTTCCAACAAGAAAATTCATTTCAGCCGGCACAGCCTCAGAGGCTTTGTCAGGGATGGCAAAAGCCCTGCACCTGTGGGGAGGCTGGGAATTTTGCTAAGCTTTTTCATTCAGTGCATCATTTATTCTTCCGTGTGGCTTAGcacaagcagcacagcactggacaaatgaaaaaaaattacttccacATGTGGACTACAGGTGAATCCATCATGCACTCCACAGCATTAAAAGTATCAAGAAAAGCTTTATCGGTTATTTAGGATTTAAACCTTAAGAAAACTGTGCTCCTAATAACATCTTCAGCCTTACCTGGCTGCTACTTGGCAATACAGACACAAAATAAATGACTTTTACACAGGTGTATGTCCCACAAGTCAGCTGAATTAGAACATGGGCTTATCAACATGCCAAAAGCTGTACCAACTGGATAGCTTCTCCAAACGTGCCCTTGAAGCCCAGCATAGAAGCCTCCACAACCCAAAGACAACAGCTTCATTCCACTCCTGTATCCACACAGAAGACCCTCGTGTCAGACTGACAAAACTACTTACTTCAACTTGAAGCAATACCCAAACccccattttcttttaaagaaaaaaaaaagaggggaagtTGTTTGCAGGATTGAGGCCAAACACGTGGCTATGCATGTTTATTGGCAGTTTTTGCAGTCCCAACACAGACAAAAAAGCCAGACTTTGCTCTCCCCCTCCACACCTGAAGCatacagggaaggaaaaaagttctTTGAGATTACTCACACAGTGCTCTTCTCATCACAAGAAGCCACAAGTGTTTAAGACTCCCTTTTTTGTGAGCACTCTTAAGACAGAGAAATAACAAGTTGCATGGATTTTTCTCAAAAGGCTGCTCAGGCATCTCTTGTTTCCTCATCTTCCAAAGCATCTACATGATTATATTGTTTCCAGGCCTTTAAATTACACTTTTTGAGAACAGCTCCTAGGTGCTTCCCGGGCCCCACTTCATATGTGTAAGGAAATTCCGTTCCTTGCTTTCTTTCATACACAGAATGCATGGTCTGTTCCCACAACACAGGTGAAACCACCTGCTTCACTAACAGCTTCTGAATGTGCTTTGAGTGCATGTACTTTTTACCATCAACATTGGAATAGACAGAGACCAGTGGTTTCTGAATCTCAATCGATTTTAGGACTTCAGCCAATGGCTCTACTGCTGGTTCCATAAGTCTGGTATGAAAAGCCCCACTGACCGGAAGCATTTTTGTACgtgtaaaataatattttctggCATTCTCCTGCAAAAATTCCAAAGCctataaaagagagagagaagtgagaATTTTGCACGACCAAAGGTGTACTCAGTCACCCCACAAGAATCACCTCATCAGCCCTAGCATGATAAAGGGATTCCTTTGCCTACCCAACAACTGAGCagatgctggaaaaaaaacccaaaaaccagcAACCCACAGATCAAATACTTCAGTCTGGACAAACTAAGGCCGTACGTAACTTCCACGCGGTAGTGCAAAGTACAAGCTTTTAAAAGTGAAATTTTAAACTGAACTGAAGGGAGAGTTAGTCTGAAGCAATACCTGTAAGTGTCCTGCAATGACTCTGCTGTCTGGAAACAAATAGTTTGAAATTTCACATACGGGGTTTTCTATACCCAGCGATTCACAGTGTCTACGGGCTTCCAAGCAGGCAAATTTGTAATTTGCCTCTCGCCGACCGATAACCGACAGCATTCCGCTGGGGACAGCTTCCGACGCCTTTTGCATGGCTTCAGCGCGCACTTTCACCGCGTACAGCGCTaaggagagaaacagaaatgctgGGTAAAGATAAGCCTCCAGAAATCATGAAAGGCGCCTCGCTTCTGCACGCAATAAAGGGCGGTTATTTACTCTCATGAAACGTCAATGCTTTTAATGCTGTATTACACGTATTAAAATGAAAAGTGGACGTAAAATTTATCCtctaattaaaattaaaaaaaaaggcggGAGGGACGCAGTGGTAACAGGCAATGCTTTGGAAGAAGCATGGGGTGGGATATCCCACTAAAGGAGGGGTTCATCACATTCCCCGGGCACCTTCGGCAAAACCCAGGGCTCCAGCGAAGACCAGCGCCGCGAACTCTCCCACGCTGTACCCCGCCGCCGCCACGCACCTCTCCACCACCTGTAGAGACACAGACCCGAGGCGAAACATCAGATGCCTCCCAACACGCCGCCGAGCCCCGTCTCGCCGTCTTCCTCGTCCCCCCACCCGGGACCGCCGAGGCCGTTGGGGAGTGGTGTCACAGCCTCCCGGCAGGACCAAAGGCCCAGGCGGCCGCCCAGCCCGGCCTCCACCTTCACGTTCCCCGCCGCGGCTCCCCCCTCACTTTAGGCTGCTGGTGGTTGAGCTTCTCCACGGCGGCCAGGGAGGCGACGAATACGgcgggctggcagtgctgggtgcggTCCAGCTCGTCCGGCGGCCCCTccaggcagagggagagcaggtcGTAGCCCAGCACCTTCTCGGCCAGGCGGTACATGTCCCGCACGCCGGGGTACTGCAGCAGCCCGCGGCCCATCCCCACGAACTGGCTGCCCTGCCCGGGGAAGAGCAGCACCGTGCCCTCCCGGGGAGACTGTCGCTCCCGCATCGCCGCCGCCGCGCCCCGCTCCTCGGCCTCCACCGAACTCTGCAACAAGTCGCTCAGGGTCGCCGCCTGGTCCCCACCGCCGATGTGGGAGCTGCCCCACCGCCGCGGTACGTCGCGGAGGCCGCCGCGCACGCTGCAGCCACCAAGCCGCCATGTCGCCGCGGCCCAGCTGCCCATGGCCGCCGCCCGGCCGCCTGCGCCGCCGCGCCCCGCGTTGCCACGGGAACCGGGCGGCCCTCACTGACAACCACCCCCGCCCCTACCGCCAGGCTCcgagaaggagggaagaaggcagagggagggagggacgtCGTTCGGTCGCTCGGCCTGTCCCGGTGCTCGCGCCCTAGGCCCGTCCCGCGCCCCGCCGCCCCGCCCGGTGCCGGAGCTCCTCCCTGAGGCGAGCCCGGGGCGGGGCCTACCGCTTCACGGAACAGGAGGCGCGGCGGCATCACGGAACGGAAGGTAACTCTGGCGCTGCTCCGGGCCAGCGGGTCCCTCATGGGCTAGATCGGGACAGGGCGCGGGGTCTGGAAGGAGACGCCGCCCGAGAAGCGTCGAGTCCCCGCTGCCGCCTTTTGCATTGGCGCTGGCGGGGCCGAAGCGGGACTGCAACTTCCGGGCACAGGGGAATTTAGCCAGGCAAGCACGGACTGCGTGTCGGTCCCGGGATTTcgggttttgctttgctttgttaaaAACCCAGGAAGcttattttggttttgcatgTGAGTTTTCCACGTTTGCCCTGTGTGCTGGAGTAAGGATTGTTCCAGGCTGCTGTTGTAACTAAAGGTATTTTATCTCAGCATCACTGTGACTCGCTCAAAATCAGTCGTTTCTCTAAGGGTGAAAGAAAGGActtgttgggtttttgcttTGCAATGCCTATAAATCGGCCCTAAATG belongs to Indicator indicator isolate 239-I01 chromosome 3, UM_Iind_1.1, whole genome shotgun sequence and includes:
- the MCAT gene encoding malonyl-CoA-acyl carrier protein transacylase, mitochondrial; the protein is MGSWAAATWRLGGCSVRGGLRDVPRRWGSSHIGGGDQAATLSDLLQSSVEAEERGAAAAMRERQSPREGTVLLFPGQGSQFVGMGRGLLQYPGVRDMYRLAEKVLGYDLLSLCLEGPPDELDRTQHCQPAVFVASLAAVEKLNHQQPKVVERCVAAAGYSVGEFAALVFAGALGFAEALYAVKVRAEAMQKASEAVPSGMLSVIGRREANYKFACLEARRHCESLGIENPVCEISNYLFPDSRVIAGHLQALEFLQENARKYYFTRTKMLPVSGAFHTRLMEPAVEPLAEVLKSIEIQKPLVSVYSNVDGKKYMHSKHIQKLLVKQVVSPVLWEQTMHSVYERKQGTEFPYTYEVGPGKHLGAVLKKCNLKAWKQYNHVDALEDEETRDA